The DNA region CTTTAACCTTTTCTATGGTAATGTCGTTCGTGATGACCATCGTAAATATAGGCTTTACAGGCGGTTTTTGGATAGTCTGGCTATCCAGGTGGCCCGTGGGTTTTCTCACCGCCCTACCATTGTCTTTTTTTCTGCCGCGGTTTTTCGCCAGACTCGCTGATAAATTGAAACTCTAGCAAGTTAAAAAGTCATACATAATCCATAACTGTCGCTTAGATAAAGAATGACGGCAATGATTTGAACGAAAAAGTTGGTGAATGAGGAAATATGTGCTAAAATTAATGAGCAGGTCATCCTGCTTCGGGCTTGTAGCTCAGTTGGTTAGAGCACCGTGTTCACATCGCGGGGGTCGGAGGTTCGAGCCCTCTCAAGCCCACCAAATCATTGAAAAATGGGTAGACACAGTTACACGATTCAATCCGATAGCTTGACAGATTAAAAAACGGATTCAGAGCAAACCATGGCCTGAATCTGTTTTATTATGATAAGCTATCCATAGCCAAATACAAGGTGTCGGTAGTGTCAATAATCTTGCGCAGGTTTATTGTTCTGCTTGGCAGTAGGTATATATGACCCCAGAGCAGGATTTGATATGGGGGTGACGGATGCTGCCGTTAAGAATGGGGAAAGGAATACACTAGACAATGAAGGCATTAGGCAAAGAATTTTATAATAGAGATTCAGTGATCGTTGCCAGAGAACTTTTCGGTAAGACGCTTGTGCACGAAGTAGAAGGACAGAGAATTTCGGCAAAAATTGTTGAGGCAGAAGCATATATGGGAATTGAAGATAAAGCGGCACATTCCTATGGCGGAAAAAGAACGGCAAGAGTAGAGGTCATGTATGGCGGGCCGGGATTCTCTTACAGTGATGCTCCAATTATAAAACGGGGGTTTTATTTAAACTGGTGATTCATTCAGATGGGAGTGATGCTAAAAACACCTCACGGTATTTTTCTAGAACGTGAGGATTGTGGAAATGCGCCAACAGTAAGGGAGAATGAAGCTGAATATAAATCAGACATTGACGGTTAAAATTTCAGGTTAAGGAGCAACTGATTATGGGCGACAACAAAAAATTTTGGAACCGGTATTCCGGGCTTTATGACTTCGAGATTAATCGGTTTAGCAAAGGGGCATACGAAGAAATGTACCGTCTGATGTCGGAAGTACTGAAAGCCGATATGCGGGTTTTGGAAGTTGCCACCGGAACCGGTTTGATTGCCCTTGGTATAGCCAAATTTGTCCGGCAGGTTGAAGCGACGGACTTCTCCCCCAAGATGATTGAAACCGCAAAAAAGAAAATTGCTCCGCCAAATGTTAAATTTTCTATTGAAGACGCTACGGCATTATCCTTTGCGGAGGATTCGTTTGATGCGGTCATCATTTCCAATGCTTTGCATATTATTCCGGACCCCGAAGCAGCGCTTGCGGGCATCCGCAGGGTATTGAAACCGGGTGGGTTACTGATCGCGCCGACCTTTGCCCATGGGCACCTAAAGAACTCTACCTGGAACCTGAACGCCAAAATACTGAAGCTGATCGGGTTTGAAACTTACTCGAAGTGGACACCGGAGGAATATACCGGGTTTATTGAGAGAAATGGTTTTTCTGTTGGCCGGCGGAAAGTATTAAGAGCCGCATTTCCGCTTGTTTATCTTGAGGCGGCTAAAGTCTGCTGATCTTTATGAAATTAGGCATAGAAATGCAATACGAAGATAAAAATATCCGGCTTACTCAGAAATCCTTGTCCGTGAACGGCGGTGATGAAATGGATATTAGCATGAGGTATCAATCTACTCTGGAATTATGCCGTTTAAAATTAGAGCAAATGAAAAGCTCGGATCTAAAAGTACAGCAGAAGATTAACTGGATGATAAACGTTGTTGATATCCAGCTGAAAAAGATTGCTCGTTAGAAATATTGGGAAAGAATAAGAAGGAGTATCACCAAACGCAAAATAAAGGAGAGGAAACCATGATTATACCTTATCTTACATTCAACGGGAATTGCAAAGATGCACTGAATTTCTACCGCGCCGTCTTCCATTGTGACGAACCCAAAATCCTGACCTACGGTGACTATATGCCAGAGGGATCAAAGACGCCGCCTGAATTGCTGCGTACTTGGGTTATGCACGCCGAAATGAACGTCTGCGGTACGAACATCTGGTTTGCCGATGAAGCTACGCCGCTCAAGAGTGGCGACACTATCAAACTAACCGCTACGGTACCTACGGGAGAGGAAGCGGCGACTATCTTCGTTGCGCTTTGCGTGGGTGGCGAGGTGACGCTCCCGCTGACCGAGACCTTCTACAGTGTATTCCATGCCGCAGTGACAGACAAGTTCGGCGTGAACTGGAATGTTGTCGCTGAGGAAGCGCCGAAGCAAGTGAAGGGATGAAGAATGAATAACGAACGTGTATACAAAATGAAAATCTCCAGTATCTACCCTCTGTATATTCAAAAAGCTGAGCGTAAAGGACGCACGAAAGCGGAAGTCGATACCATCATCCAATGGCTGATAGGCTACGATAAGCAGGGATTGCAGTCTCAAATTAATAGAGAAGCGGAGTTCGCGTCGAGGAAATCGAAGACTCATCATGAAAGAACTTAGGGTATATGCGCTGGAGAATCAGTTAAAGCCTTCATGGACGGCATATAACCGGTGGGGCGTAAAAGGGAAGAAAATTCCCTTGCGTTTTAGCAAATCCGGAGATGCCTTTATAGAAAAAACCTATCTTACACATTATGTTGTCAATACTACTGATAATGTGAGGTGAAACAGAAGATATGCTGAAACCGAGTGAAGTTAAAAAAGCAGCAAAGATGATGGAGGCTGACAATTTCAGATTCCGTTCCTTCCTGAAGAATCATGCCGATGAAGAGGAGCTGGATAAGCAATTTCTGGCATTGCATAACGAACTGTTTGCTGATTATGACTGCAGGAGTTGCAGAAACTGCTGCAAAATGTATAAAGGAACATTTCAAGAAGAGGAACTGGAAAAAGCGGCGGGATACATGAAGCTAACAGCTGATCAGTTCAAAGAGTTCTTTCTGGAATTCGACCAAAGAGAATACAACTATAAAAAACCAAGCACCGGCCCTGTGATTTCTTAGATGAAGATGGAGAATGTAAACTGGGTGATGTGAAACCTGAAAGCTGTAAGACGTATCCGTATACAAACCAGCCGGAAAGGTTAGAAAGTCTTTACAGTGTGTTGAATGTGGTTGAAGTGTGCCCGGTAGCTTTTGAGATATTGGCAAGATTAAAGAAAGTTTATGGATTTAAAAGCAGGCGACGCTATTGATTTGACCATTATGAAAGTGAAGACCAAAAGACAGCGAAAGATGGCTAAATTATGAGTGGAGAGATTCCAGCAAGGAGGAAACATGAAAAAGATAGTACCGTCATTATGGTTCGGTGACAATAATTGTGAAGAGGCAATAAATTACTACGTAAATATATTCCCCAATTCTGAAATACAGAAAATTGTAAAGTATCCTAATGAAGCTCTTGATGAACATTTTAAAGGTATGTCCGGTAAAATAATAACTGCTGAATTTACATTAAACGGACAAAAGTATCTTGCGTTGGACGGCGGCCCATACTTCCATTTTAATGAAGCTATATCAATGACGATCGAGTGTGAAGACCAAGATGAGATCGACTACTTCTGGGGTAAGCTGTCTCATGTCAAAGAGGCGGAGCAATGTGGTTGGGCTAAGGATAAGTTTGGTCTGTCCTGGCAGATCGTACCCTATAACATGGGAGCCTTAACCGGCACGGATGCTCAAATACAGGCGATGATGAAAATGAAAAAGATCATCATCAGGGAACTTGAGGAAGCCGGGTCTCTTTAACTTTGATAATCGTGTAATAAAAAACAAGTCTCTTTTGGAAAAGAAGTTATTGAGGTAGGGTGTGATACTGTGAAAATATATGTTTCAGCTGATATTGAAGGAATAAGCGGAATTGTTGCTGTTAATCAGGTTTTGCCTGGGGAGCGGGATTATCAGAGATCAAGAGAACTTATGACCCAAGAGGTTAATGCAGCCATCGAAGGAGCTGTTGAGATTGGTGCAACAGAAATCGTTGTTAATGATCTTCATGGTGCCGGAACGAATATACTTATAGAATCTTTAAACAATAAAGCTCAATTAATTACTGGTTCGTCCCATAAGGGTGCTATGATGGAAGGACTAGATTCATCATTTGATGCAGTAATATTTATAGGCTATCATTCCAGAATGAATGTAAGCGGAGTTTTGAGTCACTCTTTCCATGGCGGTGTGATTTCAAACATCAATATAAATGGTAAAGATGTTGGCGAGTTTTATATGAATGCATGTGTTGCAGGTCATTTTAATGTTCCAGTTGTTTTGGTATCAGGTGACAACATTCTGGAGGAGGAAGTAAAAGACGTGCATACTGCAATTGAAACAGTTGTAGTTAAAAGGTCATATGGAAGGTATGCAGCAAAATGTTTAACACCCTCTGTAGTATTTAAAAAAATAAAAGATAAAAGTAAAGCTGCCCTAATCAATGCAAGGAATATTGCTCCTATAAAAATACAAGAGCCACTGGAAATGAGAATTACTTTCTTGAACAGCGGTCAAGCTGAATCGGCATCAATAATGCCTGGAGCAGAACTTGTTGGCCCCAATAGTGTATTGTATAATGGAAAAACAATTATG from Desulfitobacterium chlororespirans DSM 11544 includes:
- a CDS encoding VOC family protein, encoding MKKIVPSLWFGDNNCEEAINYYVNIFPNSEIQKIVKYPNEALDEHFKGMSGKIITAEFTLNGQKYLALDGGPYFHFNEAISMTIECEDQDEIDYFWGKLSHVKEAEQCGWAKDKFGLSWQIVPYNMGALTGTDAQIQAMMKMKKIIIRELEEAGSL
- a CDS encoding YkgJ family cysteine cluster protein, with protein sequence MLKPSEVKKAAKMMEADNFRFRSFLKNHADEEELDKQFLALHNELFADYDCRSCRNCCKMYKGTFQEEELEKAAGYMKLTADQFKEFFLEFDQREYNYKKPSTGPVIS
- a CDS encoding M55 family metallopeptidase, which translates into the protein MKIYVSADIEGISGIVAVNQVLPGERDYQRSRELMTQEVNAAIEGAVEIGATEIVVNDLHGAGTNILIESLNNKAQLITGSSHKGAMMEGLDSSFDAVIFIGYHSRMNVSGVLSHSFHGGVISNININGKDVGEFYMNACVAGHFNVPVVLVSGDNILEEEVKDVHTAIETVVVKRSYGRYAAKCLTPSVVFKKIKDKSKAALINARNIAPIKIQEPLEMRITFLNSGQAESASIMPGAELVGPNSVLYNGKTIMDSYRALTAMIKIANSN
- a CDS encoding class I SAM-dependent methyltransferase; amino-acid sequence: MGDNKKFWNRYSGLYDFEINRFSKGAYEEMYRLMSEVLKADMRVLEVATGTGLIALGIAKFVRQVEATDFSPKMIETAKKKIAPPNVKFSIEDATALSFAEDSFDAVIISNALHIIPDPEAALAGIRRVLKPGGLLIAPTFAHGHLKNSTWNLNAKILKLIGFETYSKWTPEEYTGFIERNGFSVGRRKVLRAAFPLVYLEAAKVC
- a CDS encoding VOC family protein, translated to MIIPYLTFNGNCKDALNFYRAVFHCDEPKILTYGDYMPEGSKTPPELLRTWVMHAEMNVCGTNIWFADEATPLKSGDTIKLTATVPTGEEAATIFVALCVGGEVTLPLTETFYSVFHAAVTDKFGVNWNVVAEEAPKQVKG
- a CDS encoding DUF2798 domain-containing protein, translating into MAVQENAIEKPNSYLNKRALFMSIGMALTFSMVMSFVMTIVNIGFTGGFWIVWLSRWPVGFLTALPLSFFLPRFFARLADKLKL
- a CDS encoding DUF2200 family protein, giving the protein MNNERVYKMKISSIYPLYIQKAERKGRTKAEVDTIIQWLIGYDKQGLQSQINREAEFASRKSKTHHERT